A stretch of Ferrimicrobium sp. DNA encodes these proteins:
- a CDS encoding VOC family protein encodes MTRAQLRYEPGAPIAGFAMFNIDCADPARLASFYAAALGWKVTYSDDSYGMVEGNGIKIGFGKIEDFRPAPWPDETGAKRFHLDFQVEDLDRATKSLCALGARQPDFQPGGERWRVLLDPDGQPFCLSLRSGTAT; translated from the coding sequence ATGACTCGCGCGCAACTACGTTACGAACCCGGTGCCCCGATAGCGGGGTTTGCAATGTTCAACATCGACTGCGCGGACCCGGCGAGGCTGGCGAGTTTCTACGCGGCGGCACTCGGCTGGAAGGTCACCTACAGCGACGACAGCTATGGGATGGTCGAAGGCAACGGTATCAAGATAGGCTTCGGCAAAATCGAGGACTTTCGACCCGCACCGTGGCCAGATGAGACAGGCGCCAAACGGTTCCACCTCGACTTTCAGGTAGAGGACCTCGACCGGGCGACGAAGAGCCTGTGTGCTCTTGGAGCAAGACAGCCTGACTTCCAACCCGGTGGAGAGCGTTGGCGCGTACTCCTTGACCCCGACGGTCAGCCGTTTTGTCTGAGTCTACGTTCCGGCACCGCGACCTAG